A genomic region of Micromonospora sp. NBC_01796 contains the following coding sequences:
- a CDS encoding aldehyde dehydrogenase family protein, producing MKATPFYVAGTPASGDDVVVVSHPYDGREVGRTSHATADQVERAVAAAHDVAATAAALPAHVRAAALDHVSRRLAERAEEFARLITAESGKPVKWARIEVTRAVSTFRWAAEEARRFSGELQRLDTDPAATGRIALVRRVPRGPVLGITPFNFPLNLVAHKVAPALAVGAPIVVKPAPATPLTALLLGELLAEVTEPHGGLPAGLFSVLPLPNDRAAELTGDPRLPVVSFTGSGPVGAAIRRAVPDKHVTLELGGNAAAVICGDWASDADLDWAAQRIATFANYQAGQSCIAVQRVFVHEGLYDGFLSRLVGAVKALRVGDPADDATDVGPLISETAAVRVEDWVNEAVAAGGASALGGPRSGSSFPPTVLTGVPGAAKVWTEEVFGPVLVVAPVADDRAAFAAVNDSAYGLQAGVFTHSLQTAFTAHRTLQVGGVIVGDVPSYRADQMPYGGVKGSGVGREGVRSAMDDYTEPRVMVLTGVDL from the coding sequence ATGAAGGCAACCCCGTTCTACGTTGCCGGTACGCCGGCCAGTGGCGACGACGTCGTGGTCGTCTCGCACCCGTACGACGGGCGGGAGGTCGGGCGTACCAGTCATGCCACCGCGGACCAGGTCGAGCGGGCGGTGGCCGCCGCCCACGACGTCGCCGCGACGGCGGCGGCGCTGCCGGCGCACGTCCGGGCCGCCGCGCTGGACCACGTGTCGCGCCGCCTCGCCGAGCGGGCGGAGGAGTTCGCCCGGCTGATCACCGCCGAGAGCGGCAAACCGGTGAAGTGGGCCAGGATCGAGGTGACCCGGGCGGTCTCCACCTTCCGGTGGGCCGCCGAGGAGGCCCGGCGGTTCTCCGGCGAACTGCAACGACTGGACACCGACCCGGCCGCCACCGGGCGGATCGCCCTGGTACGCCGGGTGCCGCGCGGCCCCGTCCTGGGCATCACGCCGTTCAACTTCCCGCTGAACCTGGTCGCGCACAAGGTCGCCCCGGCGCTCGCCGTCGGTGCACCGATCGTGGTGAAGCCGGCACCGGCGACCCCTTTGACCGCCCTGCTCCTCGGTGAACTGCTGGCCGAGGTGACCGAGCCGCACGGCGGGCTGCCGGCGGGGCTGTTCTCGGTGCTGCCGCTGCCCAACGACCGGGCCGCCGAGCTGACCGGGGACCCACGCCTGCCGGTGGTGTCGTTCACCGGCTCCGGGCCGGTCGGCGCCGCGATCCGGCGGGCCGTACCGGACAAGCACGTCACCCTGGAGTTGGGCGGGAACGCCGCCGCGGTGATCTGCGGTGACTGGGCGAGCGACGCCGACCTCGACTGGGCGGCGCAGCGGATCGCCACCTTCGCCAACTACCAGGCCGGGCAGAGCTGCATCGCGGTGCAGCGGGTGTTCGTGCACGAGGGGCTCTACGACGGTTTCCTGTCCCGGCTGGTCGGCGCGGTGAAGGCGCTGCGGGTCGGTGACCCGGCCGACGATGCCACGGACGTGGGACCGCTGATCAGCGAGACGGCCGCGGTCCGGGTCGAGGACTGGGTGAACGAGGCGGTGGCCGCCGGCGGGGCGTCCGCGCTCGGCGGCCCGCGTTCGGGCAGTTCCTTCCCGCCCACGGTGCTGACCGGAGTGCCGGGTGCGGCCAAGGTCTGGACCGAGGAGGTGTTCGGGCCGGTCCTGGTGGTCGCCCCGGTCGCCGACGACCGGGCCGCGTTCGCCGCGGTCAACGATTCGGCGTACGGGCTTCAGGCGGGGGTCTTCACGCACAGTCTCCAGACCGCGTTCACCGCCCACCGCACCCTCCAGGTCGGTGGGGTGATCGTCGGCGACGTGCCGTCGTACCGGGCCGACCAGATGCCGTACGGCGGGGTGAAGGGCAGCGGTGTCGGGCGCGAGGGCGTACGCAGTGCGATGGACGACTACACCGAACCCCGGGTCATGGTCCTCACCGGCGTCGACCTGTAG
- a CDS encoding gamma-aminobutyraldehyde dehydrogenase codes for MTDKQVLRNFVNGEYVDPIDGHSVDLIDPCTGEVFAQSPVSGAADVDAAMTAAATAFESWRDVTPADRQRALLKLADAVESRAAELVDAEVRNTGKPRQLTADEELPPSVDEFRFFAGAARMLEGRSAGEYLAGHTSYVRREPIGVCAQVTPWNYPLMMAVWKIAPALAAGNTVVLKPSDTTPVSTLLLAEIAAEFFPPGVFNVVCGDRNTGRSLVSHPTPRMVSITGSTRAGIEVAASAASDLKRTHLELGGKAPVVVFDDADIAAAAEAIAVGGYFNAGQDCTAATRVLAGPGVYDDFVAALTEQARNTRTGAPDDPDVLYGPLNNANQLARVSGFLDRLPDHAELRSGGNRVGERGYFYAPTVVSGVRQSDEIIQDEVFGPVITVQRFTDEDEAVRWANGVEYGLSASAWTKDHGRAMRMTRRLDFGCVWVNTHIPFVSEMPHGGFKHSGHGKDLSIYGLEDYTRIKHVMHNIES; via the coding sequence ATGACCGACAAGCAAGTACTGCGCAACTTCGTCAACGGCGAGTACGTCGATCCGATCGACGGCCACAGCGTCGACCTGATCGACCCGTGCACGGGTGAGGTGTTCGCCCAGTCGCCGGTCTCCGGGGCGGCGGACGTCGACGCGGCGATGACCGCCGCCGCGACCGCCTTCGAGAGCTGGCGGGACGTCACCCCGGCCGACCGGCAGCGGGCCCTGCTGAAGCTGGCCGACGCGGTGGAGTCACGGGCGGCCGAGCTGGTCGACGCCGAGGTACGCAACACCGGCAAGCCCCGCCAGCTCACCGCCGACGAGGAGCTGCCGCCGTCGGTGGACGAGTTCCGGTTCTTCGCCGGGGCGGCCAGGATGCTGGAGGGACGCTCCGCCGGGGAGTACCTGGCCGGGCACACGTCCTACGTACGGCGCGAGCCGATCGGCGTCTGCGCCCAGGTCACCCCCTGGAACTACCCGCTGATGATGGCGGTCTGGAAGATCGCCCCCGCGCTCGCCGCCGGCAACACGGTGGTGCTCAAACCGTCGGACACCACCCCGGTCTCCACCCTGCTGCTCGCCGAGATCGCCGCCGAGTTCTTCCCACCGGGGGTCTTCAACGTGGTCTGCGGTGACCGGAACACCGGCCGCAGCCTGGTCTCCCACCCCACCCCGAGAATGGTGTCGATCACCGGCTCCACCCGTGCCGGCATCGAGGTGGCGGCCTCCGCCGCGTCCGACCTGAAGCGGACCCACCTGGAGTTGGGCGGCAAGGCACCGGTGGTGGTCTTCGACGACGCCGACATCGCTGCGGCGGCCGAGGCGATCGCGGTCGGCGGGTACTTCAACGCCGGCCAGGACTGCACCGCCGCGACCCGCGTACTCGCCGGTCCCGGCGTGTACGACGACTTCGTCGCCGCCCTGACCGAACAGGCGCGCAACACCAGGACCGGTGCACCGGACGACCCCGACGTGCTCTACGGCCCACTCAACAACGCCAACCAGCTCGCCAGGGTCAGCGGCTTCCTGGACCGCCTGCCCGACCACGCGGAGCTGCGGTCCGGCGGCAACCGGGTCGGCGAGCGCGGCTACTTCTACGCCCCCACCGTCGTTTCCGGGGTCCGGCAGTCCGACGAGATCATCCAGGACGAGGTGTTCGGGCCGGTCATCACCGTGCAGCGGTTCACCGACGAGGACGAGGCGGTCCGGTGGGCCAACGGCGTCGAGTACGGCCTCTCCGCCTCGGCCTGGACGAAGGACCACGGACGGGCGATGCGGATGACCCGACGGCTCGACTTCGGCTGCGTCTGGGTGAACACCCACATCCCGTTCGTCTCCGAGATGCCGCACGGCGGGTTCAAGCACTCCGGCCACGGCAAGGACCTCTCCATCTACGGCCTGGAGGACTACACCCGGATCAAGCACGTCATGCACAACATCGAGAGCTGA
- the gabT gene encoding 4-aminobutyrate--2-oxoglutarate transaminase: protein MTSAPRPASPASSEDLHKRRAGAVARGVGSVIPSYVDHASGGTIVDVDGREWIDFAAGIAVTNVGNSAPRVVAAIREQAERFTHTCFMVAPYESYVAVCEQLNTLTPGTYEKRSALFNSGAEAVENAVKIARHVTGRAAVVVFDHAYHGRTNLTMALTAKNMPYKHRFGPFAGEIYRVPMSYPLRDGGLTGPVAAANAIELIEKQVGAENVAALLIEPIQGEGGFVVPAPGFLPALREWATAAGVVFVADEIQTGFCRTGDWFALDHEQVEPDLITLAKGIAGGLPLAAVTGRAELMDAVHVGGLGGTYGGNPIACAAALAAIETMHELDLPTAARNIEATMLPRLQTLAAQDPRIAEVRGRGAMLAVELVLPGTLTPDPTTTAAISAACHRLGLLTLTCGTYGNVLRFLPPLVIDTPTLTRALTLLETAFTTT from the coding sequence ATGACCAGCGCACCCCGGCCCGCATCGCCGGCCAGCTCCGAGGACCTGCACAAACGGCGGGCCGGTGCGGTCGCCCGTGGCGTCGGCAGTGTCATCCCGTCCTACGTGGACCATGCCAGCGGCGGCACCATCGTCGACGTCGACGGCCGGGAGTGGATCGACTTCGCGGCCGGTATCGCGGTCACCAACGTCGGCAACTCCGCCCCCCGGGTCGTCGCCGCCATCCGGGAGCAGGCGGAACGGTTCACCCACACCTGCTTCATGGTCGCGCCGTACGAGTCGTACGTGGCCGTCTGCGAACAGCTCAACACCCTCACCCCCGGCACGTACGAGAAGCGTTCGGCGCTGTTCAACTCCGGTGCCGAGGCGGTGGAGAACGCCGTCAAGATCGCCCGCCACGTCACCGGCCGAGCGGCGGTGGTGGTCTTCGACCACGCGTACCACGGGCGGACCAACCTGACGATGGCGTTGACGGCGAAGAACATGCCGTACAAGCACCGCTTCGGGCCGTTCGCCGGAGAGATCTACCGAGTGCCGATGTCGTACCCGCTGCGCGACGGCGGGTTGACCGGTCCCGTTGCGGCAGCCAACGCCATCGAGCTGATCGAGAAGCAGGTCGGTGCGGAGAACGTGGCCGCACTGCTGATCGAGCCGATCCAGGGCGAGGGCGGTTTTGTCGTACCGGCTCCGGGTTTCCTGCCCGCGTTGCGGGAGTGGGCGACGGCGGCCGGGGTCGTCTTCGTCGCCGACGAGATCCAGACCGGCTTCTGCCGTACCGGCGACTGGTTCGCCCTCGACCACGAACAGGTCGAACCGGACCTGATCACCCTGGCGAAGGGAATCGCCGGTGGACTCCCGCTCGCCGCCGTCACCGGCCGCGCGGAGCTGATGGACGCCGTACACGTCGGCGGCCTGGGCGGCACCTACGGCGGCAACCCGATCGCCTGCGCCGCCGCACTGGCCGCCATCGAGACCATGCACGAACTGGACCTCCCCACCGCCGCCCGCAACATCGAGGCGACCATGCTCCCCCGCCTACAGACCCTGGCCGCCCAGGACCCCAGGATCGCCGAGGTACGCGGCCGAGGCGCCATGCTCGCCGTAGAGCTGGTCCTGCCGGGCACCCTCACCCCCGACCCCACCACCACCGCCGCCATCTCCGCCGCCTGCCACCGCCTGGGCCTACTCACCCTCACCTGCGGCACCTACGGCAACGTTCTCCGCTTCCTCCCCCCGCTCGTCATCGACACCCCCACCCTCACCCGCGCCCTGACCCTCCTAGAAACCGCCTTCACCACCACCTGA
- a CDS encoding type IV toxin-antitoxin system AbiEi family antitoxin domain-containing protein, with protein MEIEGTFRYPELRTAGMSRAAVRHRVARGDLRRVTRGIYVPNPSRLDLLRATFRRLPAGAVLGYQSAAALHGFGTSPPEMIHVIVPTGVAVTRIRGVVAHEAVLPVLGPVELAGVPCVPAARCAIDLARQLRRMDALPLLDAVLRSGACRTDDLWAEVGRHAGLRGVCQVRNLVPIADPRAECRQESQLRLVLIDAGLPVPEPQIWACDRYGSRVYRLDLGYRERRIGLEYDGASHLDPERLRYDRARMNWLATNGWKMRYFTARDLYSRPAHIAATVRAILLP; from the coding sequence GTGGAGATCGAGGGGACGTTTCGCTATCCGGAGTTGCGTACGGCTGGCATGTCACGGGCGGCGGTCCGTCATCGGGTCGCGCGCGGTGATCTGCGACGGGTGACCCGGGGTATCTACGTCCCGAACCCGAGCCGGCTGGACCTGTTGCGGGCGACGTTCCGGCGGCTTCCGGCCGGGGCGGTGCTCGGCTACCAGTCGGCTGCCGCGTTACACGGATTCGGGACCTCGCCTCCGGAGATGATCCACGTGATAGTGCCGACGGGCGTCGCGGTGACCAGGATTCGGGGCGTTGTCGCGCACGAGGCGGTGCTGCCGGTGCTCGGCCCGGTTGAACTTGCCGGTGTGCCCTGCGTACCGGCTGCCCGGTGCGCGATCGACCTGGCGCGGCAGTTGCGCCGGATGGATGCCCTGCCGCTGCTCGATGCCGTACTCCGGTCCGGTGCCTGCCGTACCGACGATTTGTGGGCGGAGGTCGGTCGGCATGCCGGACTGCGGGGAGTCTGTCAGGTGCGGAACCTGGTGCCGATCGCTGACCCTCGTGCCGAGTGCAGGCAGGAAAGCCAACTCCGTCTGGTGCTGATCGACGCGGGCCTGCCGGTGCCGGAGCCGCAGATCTGGGCGTGCGACCGGTACGGCTCGCGGGTCTACCGGCTCGACCTGGGATACCGGGAGCGTCGGATTGGCTTGGAGTACGACGGTGCATCCCACCTCGACCCCGAGCGGCTCCGTTACGACCGCGCCCGGATGAACTGGCTCGCCACCAACGGTTGGAAAATGCGCTACTTCACCGCCCGCGACCTCTACAGCCGCCCCGCCCACATAGCCGCCACAGTCCGCGCCATCCTCCTCCCCTAA
- a CDS encoding saccharopine dehydrogenase family protein → MRFLLLGAGGVGSAAAAIADRRDFFDLCVVADHDPARAERAVAGRSRFVAATVDASSADAVAALCREHGITHVLNAVDPRFVMPIFEGALAAGADYLDMAMSLSTPHPDSPYQQCGVKLGDDQFAMAEKWSEAGRLALLGIGVEPGLSDIFARYAADALFSDIDEIGVRDGANLTVDGYDFAPSFSIWTTIEECLNPPVIWEADRGWYTTEPFAEPEMFDFPEGIGPVECVHVEHEEVLLVPRWVPARKVTFKYGLGAEFIDVLRTLHKLGLDSTRPVRVGGVSVAPRDVVAACLPDPASLGDRMRGKTCAGTWVTGTGKDGKPRRTYLYHVVDNEWSMAEYGHQAVVWQTAINPVIALELLATGVWSGIGVLGPEALPPKPFLDLLTAYGSPWGIEDR, encoded by the coding sequence ATGCGTTTCCTCCTCCTCGGCGCAGGCGGGGTCGGCTCCGCCGCTGCCGCGATCGCCGACCGCCGCGACTTCTTCGACCTCTGCGTGGTCGCCGACCACGACCCGGCCCGTGCCGAGCGCGCGGTCGCGGGACGTTCCCGGTTCGTCGCCGCGACCGTCGACGCCTCCTCGGCCGACGCGGTCGCCGCGCTCTGCCGCGAACACGGGATCACGCACGTCCTCAACGCGGTCGACCCGCGCTTCGTCATGCCGATCTTCGAAGGGGCACTCGCCGCCGGCGCCGACTACCTCGACATGGCGATGTCGCTGTCCACCCCGCACCCCGACAGTCCCTACCAGCAGTGCGGGGTCAAGCTCGGCGACGACCAGTTCGCGATGGCGGAAAAATGGTCCGAGGCGGGCCGGCTGGCGCTGCTCGGCATCGGTGTCGAACCGGGTCTGTCCGACATCTTCGCCCGCTACGCCGCCGACGCGCTCTTCTCCGACATCGACGAGATCGGCGTACGCGACGGCGCGAACCTGACCGTCGACGGTTACGACTTCGCCCCGTCGTTCTCCATCTGGACCACCATCGAGGAGTGCCTCAACCCGCCCGTCATCTGGGAGGCCGACCGGGGCTGGTACACGACCGAACCGTTCGCCGAACCGGAGATGTTCGACTTCCCCGAGGGGATCGGCCCGGTCGAGTGTGTGCACGTGGAGCACGAGGAGGTGCTGCTCGTCCCGCGCTGGGTGCCGGCCCGCAAGGTCACCTTCAAGTACGGGCTCGGCGCCGAGTTCATCGACGTGCTCCGTACGCTGCACAAACTCGGGCTGGACTCGACCCGCCCGGTCCGGGTCGGTGGGGTCTCCGTCGCTCCCCGGGACGTGGTCGCCGCCTGCCTGCCCGACCCGGCGAGCCTCGGTGACCGGATGCGCGGCAAAACCTGCGCCGGCACCTGGGTCACCGGCACCGGAAAGGACGGCAAACCCCGCCGCACCTACCTCTACCACGTGGTCGACAACGAATGGTCGATGGCCGAGTACGGCCACCAGGCCGTCGTCTGGCAGACCGCGATCAACCCGGTGATCGCCCTCGAACTGCTCGCCACCGGAGTGTGGAGCGGCATCGGCGTACTCGGGCCTGAGGCGTTGCCGCCCAAGCCGTTCCTGGATCTGCTCACCGCGTACGGCTCCCCCTGGGGCATCGAAGACCGGTGA
- a CDS encoding ABC transporter permease, protein MGHRIGRWVADHWVMVVALVVLGYLFLPIAVVGALSFNRPSSRVSYDFNEFTLDNWANPCGPADLCSAVARSAQIGFLATVVATALGTLMAFALVRHRFRGRGVVNLLVFLPMASPELVMGTSLLALFVAGGVPLGFWTVLIAHVMFCVSFVVVTVKARLAGMDSRLEEAAMDLYANEWQTFRRITLPLVLPGIVAAALLAFSLSFDDFIITNFNSGTTVTFPMYVWGAAQRGIPPQVNVIGTAMFAIAVLLVLGGSVGRRLRVRR, encoded by the coding sequence ATGGGTCATCGGATCGGGCGCTGGGTCGCGGACCACTGGGTGATGGTGGTGGCGCTGGTGGTCCTCGGTTACCTGTTCCTGCCGATCGCGGTCGTCGGGGCGCTGTCGTTCAACCGCCCGTCGAGCCGGGTGTCGTACGACTTCAACGAGTTCACCCTCGACAACTGGGCCAACCCGTGCGGTCCGGCCGACCTGTGCTCGGCGGTCGCCCGCAGCGCCCAGATCGGGTTCCTCGCCACCGTCGTCGCCACCGCGCTCGGCACGCTGATGGCGTTCGCCCTGGTCCGGCACCGGTTCCGGGGCAGGGGTGTGGTCAACCTGCTGGTCTTCCTGCCGATGGCCAGCCCCGAACTGGTCATGGGGACCTCGCTGCTGGCCCTGTTCGTCGCCGGCGGGGTGCCGCTCGGCTTCTGGACCGTACTGATCGCACACGTCATGTTCTGCGTCTCGTTCGTGGTCGTCACGGTCAAGGCCCGGCTCGCCGGGATGGACAGCCGGCTGGAAGAGGCGGCGATGGACCTCTACGCCAACGAGTGGCAGACGTTCCGCCGGATCACCCTGCCACTGGTGCTGCCCGGCATCGTCGCCGCCGCCCTGCTGGCGTTCTCGCTCTCGTTCGACGACTTCATCATCACGAACTTCAACTCCGGCACCACCGTCACCTTCCCCATGTACGTCTGGGGAGCCGCCCAGCGTGGTATCCCGCCGCAGGTCAACGTGATCGGCACGGCCATGTTCGCGATCGCCGTACTGCTGGTGCTCGGTGGCTCGGTCGGGCGGCGACTACGGGTACGGCGCTGA
- a CDS encoding ABC transporter permease, with protein sequence MRKKALPYLLLLPGGLWLLLFFVVPVVQLAAASLYDPGGSLATGYAMTWAFGNYGDVLAAYWPQFGRSFLYAGIATVLAILLGYPLAYAIAQRAGRWRNLLLVCVIAPMFTSFLVRTLAWKTILSDNGVLVGLLRDLHLLGADGRLLATPFAVVLGLTYNFLPFLVLPLYASLERLDGRLLEAAKDLYAGPVRTFRTVVLPLSMPGLVAGTLLFFIPASGDYINAELLGTPNEYMIGNVIDSAFLVRLDYPQGAALSFLLMAAILAIVFVYLRRSGTEEVI encoded by the coding sequence ATGAGGAAGAAGGCGCTGCCGTACCTGCTGCTGTTGCCGGGCGGACTGTGGCTGCTGCTCTTCTTCGTCGTACCCGTGGTGCAACTCGCCGCCGCGAGCCTCTACGACCCGGGCGGCTCGCTCGCCACCGGGTACGCGATGACCTGGGCGTTCGGCAACTACGGTGACGTCCTGGCCGCCTACTGGCCGCAGTTCGGCCGCTCGTTCCTGTACGCCGGCATCGCCACCGTGCTCGCGATTCTGCTCGGCTACCCCCTGGCGTACGCGATCGCGCAGCGCGCCGGGCGGTGGCGCAACCTGCTGCTGGTCTGCGTCATCGCCCCGATGTTCACCAGTTTCCTGGTCCGCACCCTGGCCTGGAAGACGATCCTGTCCGACAACGGTGTCCTGGTCGGGCTGCTGCGCGACCTGCACCTCCTCGGCGCCGACGGCAGGCTGCTGGCCACCCCGTTCGCGGTGGTACTCGGGCTGACGTACAACTTCCTGCCGTTCCTGGTCCTGCCGCTCTACGCCAGCCTGGAACGGCTCGACGGTCGACTGCTGGAAGCGGCGAAGGACCTCTACGCAGGTCCGGTACGCACCTTCCGTACGGTCGTCCTGCCGTTGTCCATGCCCGGTCTCGTTGCCGGCACCCTGCTCTTTTTCATCCCGGCGAGCGGCGACTACATCAACGCCGAACTCCTCGGTACGCCGAACGAGTACATGATCGGCAACGTGATCGACTCCGCGTTCCTGGTCCGGCTCGACTACCCCCAGGGCGCGGCGCTCTCCTTCCTCCTGATGGCGGCGATCCTGGCCATCGTTTTCGTCTACCTGCGCCGCTCCGGCACCGAGGAGGTCATCTGA
- a CDS encoding ABC transporter ATP-binding protein: MTKETTEQVAGDLRLTNVTKRYGIFTAVDDLSLTVPQGSFFALLGASGCGKTTTLRMVAGLTEPTSGQVLLGEQDISRLRPYRRPVNTVFQSYALFPHLDIFENVAFGLRRRKVREVTEQVHRMLALVQLDGYAKRHPAQLSGGQQQRVALARALINRPQVLLLDEPLGALDLKLRRQMQLELKRIQTEVGITFVHVTHDQEEAMTMADTVAVMNAGKIEQLGAPADLYEFPATAFVANFLGQSNLLAGDAAGRAGDEVPVEAYGSRFSVPAARSRVDRGPVYLGVRPEKLHLVGAEDPVPAGHQQITGVVSDAAYLGVSTQYQVRTGWGTELSVFVANSGATSVLPVGSDVVAHWRGEHAFLLPREPGAADQTAPILDTPAELPT; encoded by the coding sequence ATGACCAAAGAAACCACAGAACAGGTTGCGGGCGACCTGCGCCTGACCAACGTGACCAAGCGGTACGGCATCTTCACCGCGGTCGACGACCTCAGCCTGACCGTCCCGCAGGGGTCGTTCTTCGCCCTGCTCGGCGCCTCCGGGTGCGGCAAGACCACCACCCTGCGCATGGTCGCCGGGCTGACCGAGCCGACCAGCGGGCAGGTCCTCCTCGGCGAGCAGGACATCAGCCGGCTGCGGCCGTACAGGCGGCCGGTGAACACGGTTTTCCAGAGCTACGCGCTCTTCCCGCACCTGGACATCTTCGAGAACGTCGCCTTCGGGCTGCGCCGTCGCAAGGTCCGCGAGGTGACCGAACAGGTGCACCGGATGCTGGCGCTGGTGCAGCTCGACGGTTACGCCAAGCGGCACCCGGCGCAGCTCTCCGGCGGCCAGCAGCAGCGGGTGGCGCTGGCCCGGGCGCTGATCAACCGACCGCAGGTGCTGCTGCTCGACGAACCGCTCGGCGCCCTGGACCTCAAGCTGCGCCGGCAGATGCAACTCGAACTCAAACGGATCCAGACCGAGGTCGGCATCACCTTCGTACACGTCACCCACGACCAGGAGGAGGCCATGACGATGGCCGACACGGTCGCGGTGATGAACGCCGGGAAGATCGAACAACTCGGCGCCCCGGCCGACCTCTACGAGTTCCCGGCCACCGCGTTCGTCGCCAACTTCCTCGGCCAGTCCAACCTGTTGGCCGGGGACGCCGCCGGGCGCGCCGGGGACGAGGTTCCGGTCGAGGCGTACGGCTCGCGTTTCTCGGTGCCCGCCGCCCGGTCCCGGGTCGACCGGGGACCGGTCTACCTCGGCGTACGCCCGGAGAAGCTGCACCTGGTCGGTGCGGAGGATCCGGTCCCCGCCGGACACCAGCAGATCACCGGCGTGGTCAGTGATGCCGCCTACCTCGGGGTGAGCACCCAGTACCAGGTCCGGACCGGGTGGGGGACCGAACTGTCGGTCTTCGTGGCGAACAGCGGCGCCACCAGCGTGCTGCCGGTCGGCTCGGACGTGGTGGCGCACTGGCGCGGTGAACACGCCTTTTTGCTGCCCCGGGAACCGGGCGCGGCCGACCAGACCGCACCGATCCTCGACACCCCCGCCGAGCTTCCGACATGA
- a CDS encoding polyamine ABC transporter substrate-binding protein, producing MRNRFRPPPLGASRPTLLPGVSRRTLLHGAAGSAALLAAGGALAACGTKGAQQTEAGCVSEDLSGTEKTLAFSNWPQYLDVDEADESKRPTLDAFQTKSGIQVTYTEDINDNNEFFGKVQNQLAACQSTGRDIIVLTDWMAARVIRLGWVQKLDKAKLPNVEKNLLASLRGRSFDPNNEYALPWQSGLSGLAYNGSVTKEIRTVDELLTRPDLKGKVTALSEMRDTMGLLLQSNGHDPAKFTDAQFDDALAKLQKAVDSGQIRRFTGNDYAPDLAKGDVAACIGWSGDVIQLSAENDKIQFVAPDSGVMLFSDNMEVPNKATHKGNAEALIDYYYDPAVAAQVAAYVNYICPVEGAQAEMEKIDPELAANPLIFPDAALLAKAKVFMALTDAQERAYEGKFQQVIGA from the coding sequence ATGCGTAACCGTTTCCGCCCCCCGCCGCTCGGTGCCTCCCGTCCGACCCTGCTGCCCGGAGTCTCCCGTCGGACCCTGCTGCACGGTGCCGCCGGCTCGGCGGCGCTGCTCGCCGCCGGTGGCGCCCTGGCCGCCTGCGGCACCAAGGGTGCGCAGCAGACCGAGGCCGGCTGTGTCAGCGAGGACCTCTCCGGCACCGAGAAGACGCTCGCCTTCTCCAACTGGCCGCAGTATCTCGACGTTGACGAGGCCGACGAGTCGAAGCGGCCCACCCTCGACGCCTTCCAGACGAAGTCCGGCATCCAGGTTACGTACACCGAGGACATCAACGACAACAACGAGTTCTTCGGCAAGGTGCAGAACCAGCTCGCCGCCTGTCAGTCGACCGGGCGCGACATCATCGTGCTCACCGACTGGATGGCCGCCCGGGTGATCCGGCTCGGCTGGGTGCAGAAGCTCGACAAGGCGAAACTCCCCAATGTGGAGAAGAACCTGCTCGCCTCGCTGCGCGGTCGCTCCTTCGACCCGAACAACGAGTACGCCCTGCCGTGGCAGTCCGGCCTGTCCGGGCTCGCCTACAACGGCAGTGTCACCAAGGAGATCCGTACGGTCGACGAACTGCTCACCCGCCCCGATCTCAAGGGCAAGGTGACCGCGTTGAGCGAGATGCGCGACACCATGGGTCTGTTGTTGCAGTCCAACGGGCACGATCCGGCGAAGTTCACCGACGCCCAGTTCGACGACGCGCTCGCGAAGTTGCAGAAGGCCGTGGACAGCGGGCAGATCCGCCGGTTCACCGGCAACGACTACGCGCCCGACCTGGCCAAGGGCGACGTGGCGGCGTGTATCGGCTGGTCCGGCGACGTCATCCAACTTTCCGCCGAGAACGACAAGATCCAGTTCGTGGCGCCGGACTCCGGGGTGATGCTCTTCTCGGACAACATGGAGGTGCCGAACAAGGCGACCCACAAGGGCAACGCCGAGGCACTCATCGACTACTACTACGACCCGGCCGTGGCCGCCCAGGTCGCCGCGTACGTCAACTACATCTGCCCGGTCGAGGGCGCGCAGGCGGAGATGGAGAAGATCGACCCGGAGTTGGCCGCCAACCCGCTGATCTTCCCGGATGCCGCGCTGCTGGCCAAGGCGAAGGTCTTCATGGCCCTGACCGACGCCCAGGAACGCGCGTACGAGGGCAAGTTCCAGCAGGTCATCGGTGCGTAG